A single genomic interval of Zingiber officinale cultivar Zhangliang chromosome 4A, Zo_v1.1, whole genome shotgun sequence harbors:
- the LOC121972074 gene encoding MKI67 FHA domain-interacting nucleolar phosphoprotein-like gives MGAKAKKALKKKLKKTSQLSISRHKNESSDFLPLEGGPGRKLAKVEEEPAKNIATVLYIGHIPHGFYEEQMKGFFSQFGKIKHVRIARSRKTGNSKHYGFLEFENPEVAKVVADEINNYLVFEHNLQVHLIPPERVHPKLWKCANWRDNRKDWTAIARTQHNKERTSDEHQHMVEGIVKREEKRRKRIRAAGINYDCPDLVGLGQPASKKIKFDEEDD, from the exons ATGGGTGCAAAGGCAAAGAAAGctttgaaaaagaaattgaagAAGACATCTCAACTATCAATTTCTCGTCACAAAAATGAATCATCTGACTTTTTG CCTTTAGAAGGAGGTCCAGGACGGAAACTTGCAAAAGTGGAAGAAGAACCTGCCAAAAATATAGCAACAGTATTGTATATTGGTCACATTCCCCATGGATTTTATGAAGAACAAATGAAAG GATTCTTCAGTCAATTTggaaaaattaagcatgtgagaatTGCTAGGAGTAGGAAG ACAGGGAATTCTAAGCATTATGGTTTCCTTGAATTTGAAAATCCAGAG GTTGCCAAGGTTGTAGCTGATGAGATTAATAATTATCTTGTGTTTGAGCACAATCTTCAGGTTCATCTTATCCCACCAGAACGCGTTCATCCAAAGCT GTGGAAATGCGCTAATTGGAGAGACAATAGAAAAGATTGGACAGCGATTGCACGTACGCAGCACAACAAG GAAAGAACATCTGATGAACACCAACACATGGTTGAAGGCATCGTTAAACGGGAAGAGAAGCGGCGCAAGAGAATCAGAGCTGCCGGCATCAACTACGACTGCCCAGATCTT GTTGGTCTTGGTCAGCCAGCtagtaagaaaataaaatttgacGAAGAGGATGATTAA
- the LOC121972075 gene encoding transcription and mRNA export factor ENY2-like, with product MRPSINRPPTPNPDEEPEKELSIQEIINIKLIESGEKEKLMELLRERLIECGWRDEMRALCRAYAKKKGRNNVTVDDLVHVITPKGRASVPDSVKAELLLRIQSFLKSVPLDAL from the exons AT GAGGCCTTCGATCAACCGACCCCCGACACCCAATCCGGACGAGGAGCCGGAAAAAGAGCTTTCCATTCAGGAGATCATCAACATCAAG CTAATAGAGTCTGGGGAGAAGGAGAAACTGATGGAGCTTTTGAGGGAGAGGCTGATCGAGTGCGGATGGAGGGACGAGATGAGAGCGCTCTGCAG AGcatatgcaaagaaaaagggaagaaataATGTCACAGTTGATGACCTTGTACATGTTATTACTCCAAAAGGAAGAG CTTCAGTGCCGGATTCTGTGAAGGCTGAACTACTGCTACGCATCCAATCTTTCCTCAAATCTGTTCCGCTTGATGCCCTCTGA
- the LOC121973010 gene encoding uncharacterized protein LOC121973010: protein MAHPGVGRTSFSLPSRATAAYSPQASSTAPPLFVIVSIAATSPPLSDKGQKRAFFTTNPTRPVSELAAGSPAQRDQPYVSLDGIGWPASLRHHDVVIATPWRRADTSSENGKWRPGNPLRRRLRLQNPSPMYACSTRTNPPPLPREFKVQISAREGQGRRVAAGLDSLRSMGCGGSKPEMGSENLRRKAMEVQRRLRPGRHLSIASSTDLPCSEDANGEYNLVATPSSTAAVIAEEEEGGKKLAAMEAVEEADTVEAEEEKGKKLRRAVAEDEQFPGSPSFRFYFAGPTDGSVILQREDIEKSKHSVDGSKHKSQPMNSTKEDLDTKQGKPKAKRKSKLRALTKAPMIHIFNARNYSKVAHARDHHAM from the exons ATGGCTCATCCCGGCGTCGGCCGAACCTCCTTCTCTCTTCCCTCTCGAGCCACTGCCGCCTACTCTCCTCAAGCAAGCTCCACAGCGCCGCCGCTTTTTGTCATCGTCAGCATCGCCGCTACCTCGCCACCTTTGTCGGAT AAAGGACAAAAACGCGCGTTTTTTACAACAAACCCAACGCGACCCGTTTCGGAACTAGCGGCGGGTTCGCCAGCTCAACGCGATCAACCGTACGTGTCTCTGGACGGCATCGGATGGCCAGCATCGCTCCGCCACCACGACGTCGTGATCGCAACACCCTGGAGGCGAGCCGACACGAGCTCCGAGAATGGCAAGTGGCGACCGGGAAACCCTCTCCGCCGCCGGCTCCGCCTTCAAAACCCTAGTCCTATGTACGCCTGCTCTACTCGAACCAACCCTCCTCCTCTCCCTCGAGAATTCAAAGTACAGATCTCGGCGAGAGAGGGACAAGGGCGTCGCGTCGCTGCCGGCCTCGATTCGCTTCGTTCGATGGGCTGCGGCGGGTCGAAACCGGAGATGGGCAGTGAGAACCTCCGGCGCAAGGCCATGGAGGTCCAGCGGCGCCTGCGGCCTGGGCGCCACCTCAGCATCGCCTCCTCCACCGATCTCCCCTGCTCCGAGGATGCGAACGGCGAGTATAACCTCGTTGCGACTCCCTCCTCCACCGCCGCCGTCATCGCGGAGGAGGAAGAAGGGGGAAAGAAGTTAGCCGCGATGGAGGCGGTAGAGGAGGCGGATACGGTGGAagcggaggaggagaaggggaagAAACTGCGGCGGGCGGTCGCCGAGGACGAGCAGTTTCCGGGGTCGCCGAGTTTTAGATTTTACTTCGCCGGGCCCACAGACGGGTCCGTAATCTTACAAAGAG AGGATATTGAGAAAAGTAAACACTCTGTGGATGGATCAAAACACAAGAGCCAGCCTATGAACTCAACAAAAGAG GATTTGGATACTAAGCAAGGAAAGCCAAAGGCGAAGAGAAAGAGCAAATTGAGAGCATTAACAAAGGCTCCTATGATTCATATATTCAATGCGAGGAATTATTCCAAAGTTGCTCATGCAAGGGATCACCATGCAATGTAG